A portion of the Sebastes fasciatus isolate fSebFas1 chromosome 2, fSebFas1.pri, whole genome shotgun sequence genome contains these proteins:
- the trim66 gene encoding tripartite motif-containing protein 66 yields the protein MEKSCSECSVPTLAQSLCTLCNKWLCYQCTDVHQHQRAPTTSQYTDMHQQQRPSATQCPDLHQRGSSSLPPTGQGPGPYPCSLLMCHSHRQEPLELFCESCDLLCCSSCHLSSHKNHRVVQIGKALQDQQWLFENLMVQVDERRSAVENNAKQIEDRLHGVKIAHRKAENQIKMAKMIMMNELNKRANLLIEQLEKISEDFQQRLEDQLQGAIEICGQLDHVQKFITWATTHHCRGPVLFSRALISLQMQQLLESSLHSDSWSPVRIKFNWDASYWTKQISTLGQLTVEGGNCSYPPGLACSNILRPQPIACLALPSVCHRGREPGCGYQSCCEQPQMCCLHGIPSQPDLSSLEKSQLEATLYNSSCVQSALISASLHQSQQLQRCWDPDSSSQCPPPSTSVPIMGPIQLNCSRGSASQPQAAASQPQSQTKSHLYHQRQREVRLDSQAQPSAGHSRRGQRQRKLSTSTALQQDLSHTDRDVMTEESWEERCRVEEARGQMAVVESREQQLDVDLQQDRREPSPVQHVPPPAAELRKELQRNRPALMLRDHRDGRRSTSLEVSVTAHECVSDVQSSRLSPGLVCTRRERRSQSIPAELAAPSTSPYTERPTGYTHGLQAGAATKYVSVDPKQRRASDGVLCVVKETSSNTTPSRGYRSPLLSYKTEPDHSFTCVNEEADYEANGKCRVSRNDHNSNRDVQKDSVRPRVPVVCLERLKILVSQLPPHGRRQSDPLPASGTEKSNPQQRAWHDATPEGIAEVSETRRTTRSLIAPPYAEQQNRNQSTAHSSEFDSRGRISSHKVSTTPSADPKYVPQSCSALDLDSDSDPISVSEDAVVSRADPDPQLDSDASPDSDLNADSSSEAELECLAEEAPVAAGEMGLCGETDIAGDSEPSLEYEADPESDAGAGSEDGQGLDADAESGDAETESDVQPDYDLSLQAETDSDVVSDQPPDSQGSVESELDVESEPELTTDDPQPLRSDLEEESNVGDAQMPLLIANPVAQRATEEVQPDQDDAEMESEDFCAVCLIGGDLLCCDRCPKVFHLSCHIPSLLSFPSGDWVCSLCRDAVQPEVEYDCENVRTSGEHTSAHGLPACDQRKCERLTLLILSNAVSAPFHEPVSPLARHYYQIIKRPMDLAVIRAKLNKRNTRHYNSPEQFAADVYLMFHNCAKFNYPDSEVAQAGRSLEAFFTSKLKEVFPDRVFLAAEADSDSDEYDEAYRTAESGFPWPERREQCHRKRKRRHSLKSRRQHF from the exons ATGGAGAAG AGCTGCTCTGAGTGCTCTGTGCCGACACTTGCACAGAGCCTGTGTACGCTCTGCAACAAGTGGCTGTGTTACCAGTGCACAGATGTGCATCAGCATCAGAGAGCCCCCACCACTTCCCAGTATACAGACATGCACCAGCAACAGAGGCCCAGTGCCACCCAGTGTCCTGACCTGCACCAGAGAGGCTCCAGCTCCCTGCCTCCGACTGGACAAG GCCCGGGGCCGTATCCTTGCTCCCTCCTCATGTGCCACTCTCACAGACAGGAGCCCTTGGAGCTGTTTTGTGAGTCATGTGACCTTCTGTGCTGTAGCAGCTGTCACCTGTCCTCCCACAAAAACCACAG GGTGGTGCAGATCGGGAAGGCCCTGCAGGATCAGCAGTGGCTGTTTGAAAACCTGATGGTGCAGGTGGACGAGAGGAGATCTGCAGTGGAGAACAATGCTAAGCAGATAGAGGACAG ACTCCATGGTGTAAAGATTGCACACAGGAAGGCAGAGAACCAGATTAAAATGGCAAAGATGATTATGATGAACGAGCTTAACAAACGAGCCAACCTATTAATAGAGCAACTGGAG AAAATCTCAGAGGACTTCCAGCAGCGTCTGGAGGACCAGCTGCAGGGGGCAATAGAGATCTGTGGCCAGCTGGACCACGTTCAGAAGTTCATCACCTGGGCCACGACCCACCACTGCAGAGGCCCGGTGCTCTTCAGCAGGGCTCTG ATTTCTCTCCAGATGCAGCAGCTGCTGGAGTCGTCACTCCACTCGGACTCCTGGAGTCCCGTCAGGATCAAATTCAACTGGGATGCTAGTTACTGGACGAAGCAGATTTCCACTTTAG gccAGCTGACCGTTGAAGGGGGAAACTGCTCTTACCCTCCGGGCTTGGCCTGCTCCAATATCCTGAGGCCTCAGCCCATCGCCTGCTTGGCTCTGCCGTCCGTGTGTCACAGAGGACGAGAACCAGGCTGTGGGTACCAGAGCTGCTGCGAGCAGCCCCAGATGTGTTGCCTCCATGGCATTCCCTCTCAGCCAGATCTGTCCAGTCTGGAGAAAAGCCAACTGGAAGCCACACTTTATAACTCCAGCTGTGTTCAGTCTGCCCTTATCTCGGCCTCCTTGCACCAGAGCCAGCAGCTCCAGAGGTGCTGGGACCCAGACAGCTCATCGCAATGTCCTCCCCCTTCAACATCTGTCCCAATCATGGGACCCATCCAGCTCAACTGCAGTCGAGGATCTGCGTCCCAGCCACAAGCTGCTGCCTCTCAGCCACAGTCTCAAACTAAGTCTCATCTCTATCACCAACGTCAGAGAGAAGTTCGTCTAGACAGCCAGGCTCAGCCAAGTGCAGGCCATAGCAGGCGAGGCCAACGTCAGAGGAAGCTGTCGACCAGCACGGCTCTGCAGCAGGACCTCAGCCACACAGACAGAGATGTGATGACTGAAGAGAGCTGGGAGGAGAGGTGCAGAGTGGAGGAGGCTCGTGGACAAATGGCAGTGGTTGaaagcagagagcagcagttgGATGTGGATCTGCAGCAGGACAGGAGGGAGCCGAGTCCTGTCCAACATGTTCCTCCGCCGGCAGCAGAGCTGAGAAAAGAGCTGCAGAGAAACAGACCTGCACTGATGCTCAGAGACCACAGAGATGGCAGG AGATCCACGTCCCTGGAGGTGTCGGTGACAGCCCACGAGTGTGTATCTGATGTGCAGAGCAGCAGGCTCAGCCCTGGTTTAGTGTGCACGAGGAGGGAGAGACGCTCGCAGAGCATCCCGGCAGAACTGGCAGCCCCATCCACCAGCCCTTACACTGAAAGGCCCACAGGATACACTCACGGCCTACAGGCAGGAGCTGCAACTAAG tatgtcagtgtggATCCCAAACAGAGGAGAGCTTCAGATGGGGTGCTTTGTGTTGTCAAGGAAACTTCGTCTAACACGACGCCCTCCAGAGGCTACCGGTCTCCTCTACTGTCATATAAGACAGAGCCAG atcATTCTTTTACTTGTGTAAATGAAGAGGCTGATTATGAGGCCAATGGGAAATGCAGGGTGTCAAGAAACGACCACAACAG TAACAGAGATGTTCAGAAGGACTCAGTGAGGCCCAGGGTACCGGTGGTTTGCTTGGAGCGCCTCAAAATACTTGTGTCTCAACTCCCCCCACATGGACGACGGCAGAGCGACCCATTACCTGCCAGCGGGACGGAGAAGAGCAATCCGCAGCAGAGAGCCTGGCATGATGCAACGCCTGAA GGGATAGCCGAAGTCTCTGAGACCAGGAGGACCACCCGCTCTCTCATAGCGCCGCCATACGCAGAGCAACAGAACCGTAATCAGTCTACCGCACACTCCAGTGAGTTTGACAGCCGAGGGAGAATCAGCTCTCATAAAGTATCCACCACTCCGTCCGCTGACCCTAAATATGTGCCACAGAGTTGCTCTGCACTGGATCTGGACTCTGACTCTGATCCCATATCAGTCTCGGAGGACGCTGTTGTTTCTCGGGCTGATCCAGACCCACAGCTGGACTCAGATGCATCACCAGATTCTGACCTAAATGCAGATTCTTCATCTGAGGCTGAACTTGAATGTCTGGCTGAGGAGGCACCAGTGGCTGCAGGAGAGATGGGGCTCTGCGGTGAAACTGATATCGCAGGGGATTCAGAGCCAAGTCTTGAATATGAGGCAGACCCAGAATCAGATGCAGGAGCGGGATCGGAGGATGGACAAGGGCTGGACGCTGATGCAGAATCAGGCGATGCTGAAACCGAGTCAGACGTCCAGCCAGACTATGATCTCAGTCTTCAGGCAGAGACCGACTCTGACGTTGTGTCCGATCAGCCTCCAGACTCTCAGGGTTCTGTGGAGTCTGAGCTCGACGTGGAATCTGAACCTGAACTCACAACTGACGACCCGCAACCGCTGCGCTCTGACCTGGAAGAGGAGTCCAACGTAGGTGATGCTCAGATGCCGCTTCTGATTGCAAACCCTGTTGCTCAAAGAGCTACAGAGGAAGTCCAGCCGGACCAGGACGACGCCGAGATGGAGAGTGAGGACTTCTGTGCCGTGTGTCTAATTGGAGGGGACCTGCTGTGCTGTGACCGCTGTCCAAAAGTTTTTCATCTGTCTTGCCACATCCCGTCTCTGCTAAGCTTCCCCTC AGGCGACTGGGTGTGCAGCCTGTGCAGAGACGCCGTGCAGCCAGAGGTTGAGTATGACTGTGAGAATGTGAGAACATCTGGAGAACACACATCAGCCCACGGACTGCCTGCGTGTGATCAGAGA AAATGTGAGCGGCTGACTCTTCTGATCCTCAGTAACGCCGTGAGTGCTCCCTTCCACGAGCCCGTCAGTCCACTT GCTCGTCATTACTACCAGATCATTAAGAGGCCCATGGACCTGGCTGTGATCAGGGCCAAACTCAACAAGAGGAACACTCGACATTATAACTCACCAGAACAGTTTGCTGCTGATGTTTATCTCATGTTCCACAATTGTGCAAAGTTCAATTAT CCCGACTCCGAGGTGGCCCAAGCAGGCCGCAGCCTCGAGGCGTTCTTCACCTCCAAGCTGAAAGAAGTTTTCCCGGACAGAGTTTTCCTCGCGGCGGAGGCGGACTCTGACAGCGATGAGTACGACGAGGCCTACAGGACCGCTGAGAGTGGTTTCCCCTGGcctgagaggagagagcagtgccacaggaaaaggaagaggagacacTCTCTCAAGTCGAGGAGGCAACACTTCTAA